A genomic window from Micromonospora ferruginea includes:
- a CDS encoding ParB/RepB/Spo0J family partition protein, whose product MKNRPRGGLGRGLGALIPTAPPPEATPADTEPEAAPMAPSPTPPVADVTAAGTDTIGGGLAPAGEPEIELSPVPGARFAEISVDSIVPNPKQPRHVFDEEALEELKTSIQEVGFLQPIVVRQLDSEKYELVMGERRWRAAQAVGRESIPAIVRDTKDDAMLRDALLENIHRANLNPLEEAAAYQQLLEEFGATHEELARRIGRSRPQISNTIRLMNLPAVVQRRVAAGVLSAGHARALLSLDDAEAQEKLATRIVAEGISVRGTEELVALALADGPAKAPAAKRRTKAHAPALSDLADRLSDRFDTRVKVDIGRSKGKITIEFATVDDLERIVGIIGVSEEEQLKEE is encoded by the coding sequence ATGAAGAACCGTCCCCGCGGCGGACTGGGCCGAGGGCTCGGCGCCCTCATCCCCACCGCACCACCGCCGGAGGCGACGCCGGCGGACACCGAGCCGGAAGCCGCACCGATGGCTCCCTCCCCGACTCCTCCGGTCGCCGATGTCACCGCCGCCGGAACCGACACGATCGGCGGCGGCCTGGCGCCGGCCGGCGAGCCCGAGATCGAACTGAGCCCGGTGCCCGGTGCGCGCTTCGCCGAGATCTCGGTCGACTCCATCGTGCCGAACCCGAAGCAGCCCCGGCACGTCTTCGACGAGGAGGCGCTGGAGGAGCTGAAGACCTCGATCCAGGAGGTCGGCTTCCTCCAGCCGATCGTCGTCCGCCAGCTCGACAGCGAGAAGTACGAACTCGTCATGGGTGAGCGGCGCTGGCGCGCCGCCCAGGCGGTCGGCCGGGAGAGCATCCCCGCCATCGTCCGGGACACCAAGGACGACGCGATGCTCCGGGACGCGCTGCTGGAGAACATCCACCGTGCGAACCTGAACCCGCTCGAAGAGGCGGCGGCCTACCAGCAACTGCTGGAGGAGTTCGGTGCCACCCACGAGGAACTGGCGCGGCGGATCGGCCGTAGCCGCCCGCAGATCTCCAACACCATCCGCCTGATGAACCTCCCCGCCGTCGTGCAGCGGCGGGTCGCCGCCGGGGTGCTCTCCGCCGGCCACGCCAGGGCGCTGCTGAGCCTCGACGACGCGGAGGCCCAGGAGAAGCTCGCCACCCGGATCGTCGCCGAGGGCATCTCCGTACGCGGCACCGAGGAACTGGTGGCCCTGGCGCTCGCCGACGGACCGGCGAAGGCCCCGGCCGCGAAGCGACGCACCAAGGCCCACGCGCCGGCGCTCTCCGACCTCGCCGACCGGCTCTCCGACCGGTTCGACACCCGGGTGAAGGTGGACATCGGCCGGAGCAAGGGCAAGATCACGATCGAGTTCGCGACGGTCGACGACCTGGAGCGGATCGTCGGCATCATCGGGGTGAGCGAAGAGGAGCAGCTCAAGGAGGAGTGA